The following is a genomic window from Candidatus Omnitrophota bacterium.
CATCGGGAATTTGGTATTGCCAGGCGGCGTTGGGCTGGCCTTCTTTGAAATTGCGGTGCCACCAGCCTTCGCAATAATTGACCTGGCCGATCTCGCCGTTTTTGACCATATCGCGGGCCATGTAATAAAGAGGAACGCTGCGGCGCATGGTGCCGCACTGAATGATGCACTTGCTCAACTTGGCGGACTTGACCACCTTCTTGCCTTCCTCGATCGTATGAACCATCGGCTTCTCGACGTAAAGGTCTTTGCCCGCCGCGATGACGTCCAGCATTTGTTGCGCGTGCAAGTGCTCCGGCGTGGCGATGATGACAGCGTCTACGTCTTTGTTCGCCAGCAGTTTGCGGTGATCATCGTACCCCTTCACTTCGCTTTCCGCCGTGCGTTCGGCTGTGGCGATGCCCTTTTCTCTCCAGCCTTCGAAAATATCCGCTACGGCGATGAATTCGAGCGGTATATTTTTATCTTCCGCCACGCGCTGGGTTTGCTCCATCAGGAATCCGCCCCGCTTTCCCGGTCCGATGATTCCCATGCGGATTTTATCGTTCGCTCCCTGAACTCCGATCGCCGGACCGGCCAAAACAGCGGCCCCCACGCCTGCCGCAACCTTGCCGGAACGGTTGATGAACTCTCTTCGCGTCACATTTTTTTTCTCGGACATGCTTGCTTCTCCCACTTTATTTTTGGATTGATTTTAAAGGCGTTTTTATATCAGAGCCTTGCTCTAACCATCGCAATTATAGAATAACCGGCTAATCCTCATAAGGTGGAAGAAACGGGAGAGAAAAGATTCCGTTTTTTTCCATCCCTTCGGCGGCCAGGATTTCGCCCTACAATTCTCTCCGATTTCAATAAAAAATAATTTCGATCGATTCGTTGCGTTGGGCGGGAAATGGATTCGTCGTTTATTTCTCCAAACGTCCAATAAAATAATACTCTCGATTCCAAAGGCGGCGCCGCATCGATGAAAAAAACGGATTCCCTGCTTCGTTCCACTAGCCTATTCAGCCTGGCTACCTTGATCTCGCGGGTGTTGGGGGTGGCGCGCGATTCCAGCATCGCCGCTTGCCTGCCCAGGGTTTGGCAAGATATTTTTTGGGCGGGAATTAAAATCCCTAGCACGTTCCGCCAACTCTTCGCGGAAGGCTCGCTTTCAGCGGCATTTATCCCGCTGCTATCGGGAGTGATTGAAAAAGAGGGAGAAGACAAAGCGCGGGAAACGGCTCATGCCATCTTCAATTTATTGGCGTTGGTCGTATCGGTTGTCATTCTCGCCGCTATTCTCCTGGCGCCTTGGATTGTGCCTTATATCCTCGCATTCCCTTCCGAGAAAACAGCGGACTGCGTCATTGCCGACTGGCGCGTTGGGGCGGGAGTGCAGGTTACGCAGATTATGTTCCCCTTTCTTTTCTTCGTAGCCTTGGCGGCGTGGGCGATGGGGGTATTGAATACGCATCGCCGTTTTTTCATGCCCGCCGTCGCTTCTTCGTTCTTTAACGTCTGCGTCGTTGCGGGCGCTGTTACCGGCGCGGCGGTCTTCCATCTCGCAGACATGCCAATGATGTGGTACATGGGAGGCGCCGTCATCTTCGGCGGCTTTTTGCAATTCGCCGTCCAATTGCCCCAGGCGCGTCAGTTGCGTTATTTCCCTCCCAAGGCGGTTTCGCCCTTCCATCCCAAGGTGAAAATTTTTCTGCGCATGTTGGCGCCCACCGTTTTCGGTTTGGCTATCTACCAAATCAACGCCCTCATTACTCAAACCTATTTCGCCTCCAAATTCGGCGAGGGCGGCATTTCCATTACGCAATACGCTTTCCGCCTCATCCAATTTCCTCTCGGCATAATCGGCGTAGCGTTGGCGACGGCGTCTTTTCCACAAATTGCTCAACAGATCGCCCAAGAAAAACACGCCCAAGCTGCCCGCACCCTGACGGAAGTAATGAAATATCTTCTGCTATTGATGATACCCGCCGCCGTAGGATTGATCGCATTAGGCCGCGATATTAACGGCGTTATTTACGATCATGGCGAATTTCACAAAAGCGCCTGGTTGGAACCAACCGTGCAAGTATTGAATTTTTACTGCCTGGGATTGTTCTTCTACGCTGTTGTGCAAGCGTTGGTGAGAACATCGCAAGCGCACCGCGATTTCCGCACGCCCGTTTATTCCGGCGCGGCGGGCGTCATCGTTAACATCGCGTTATGCAAAATCTTCGTGGACGAGGGGATGCCATTATGGTCGTTGGCGTTGGCTTCTTCCATCGCCAGCGGCGTGAATAGCCTCTATCTGCTGATTTCCCTACGGAGGCGCATGGAGCATTTCCTGATTCTTCCCCTCGCCGCCTACGCCCTGCGCGTATTGCTCGCTTCCGCGCTGATGGGATTGGCCTGCGCTCTCTTCGCCGCCTATTTTCCTATCGCGGGAGGAACATTCGCCCGCTTTACGATCCGAGTAGTTCTAGGCATCGGTTTGGGATTGGGAGTTTATGGCCTTTGCGGCTGGTTTTTGTTTAGGGATGAATTGAAAAGATTGTTGAAAATGCAATAACGCAACTCAATTTTCGAAATTCCATTCCCTCGCCCTCTTAACTGATCTTCACCCATAAGTTGGGCAGGATGGATCGAGCGGGGGGTGGCAAGGTGGCAAGGCCTCAGCCTTCCCTTGAGGGATCGATCAAAAGCAGACATCGTCTTGCTTTGCCGCCCCGTCACTCATCGTCATCCCAGACTTGAAAGGCTGGGCTATTATAAAATGCCCCTTTAAAGGGGCAAACGACACTAGCTCGTCGTTTCAACGGCGGGTCGGCAGGTCTTTTCTTCCTGCAATCGCCGAGAGCCTTTCCTCGGTAAGTGGCTCAACAATCAACATTCAACATTCAACATTCAACATTCAACATTCAACATTCAACATTCAACATTCAACATTCATCATTCATCATTCATCATTCATCATTCATCATTCATCAGTACGCGGCATCCGAACAAGCCGCCCGCCATGGCGCGGGGATGCGCCTGCAGCCGCACGGTGATTTTCTCTTTCCCGCGCACAAGTTCGAGCGGAAGAGCGTAGATCTCGTCGTAGAATTTCCCCGGCTGGTTGTTTTGCAGCGTCTGTTCGGCAATCTTGACGCCATCCACTAAAATATCGAACCGGCGGGCGCCGGAATCGCCGCCCCAATACGTGCAGGCTAATTCCTGCGGTGCATTCGCCTTAATTTTCATCTCGAAGGAGAACCAGCCGCCGTCCGCCGCATGACGCCATTTGCGGCCGTTTAATTCGCCCGCCGACGTTTTTTCGCCTTGCAAGTTATGATCGCGTTCGGGCTGCATTTCGCCGATGCGCAGAACATCAACCGTACGCGCTTCCAATTCGCGCAACCGCTTTTGTTCGGTTTGGATTTCCACTTGCCGCTTGTTCCAATCCGCTTCCGTATAGAAATCCCAATAAACGGCGTAACGGCGATGGTGCATCCGATAGAAGGGAATCAACTCGACATCGTTTGGCCGTCCCACGCCTTTGGTTTTAAAGGATAAATTTGAACCTGGGATGGATTGCATCCATTGCTCCGGCGCCGCCGCTTCCGTTAGCAATACCGGAACATGGGCGGCATCCCCGCCATCATCGGAGGCCTTCTCCGTTATCGCCCCCAGATCGCCTGCGAGAACCAGCGGGCCATAAGCAATGGCTGCCCGCTTGGAATTGTCCGGCATAGCCTCCAGCCGCAGACTCATAGGAATCGTGATCTCCAGCCGGTCGCCGTCTTTCCATGTTCTATCGATCGCGGCGTAACTGCCCGGCTGACTGTCGATAGCCAGGGCGCTGCCATTGCACAGAATCTTCATTCCCGCCTCGGCCCATCGCGGATGGCGAATATGGATCGGCGTTTTCACCGGCTGCTTGCAGGAAATGCTTAGGCGGATCGCATCCTCTTCCGGATAGCGCGTCTCCTGGCGAACCGTCATTCCCATCTCTCTCCAGGTCAGGATGGAAGGAATAAATAGGTTCACATATAAACCGTCCGCGCCGTGGAAATAGATGCTGTCGCCGTATTTGGCGTGATTCTCCATGCCCGTCCCCACGCAGCACCAGAAGGAATCGAAGGGCGTGGAATAGGTTTTGGCTCCGCCCGCCCGCAGCGGGATGAAATAGCACATCATGCCGTCATCGGGATTTTGCGAAGCGAGAATGTGGTTATAGAGCGCCCGTTCGTAGTAATCCGCATACGGAGCCGAGGCGCTCCAGCCGAACAAATGCCGCGTGAGTTTCAGCATATTGTAGGTGTTGCAGGTCTCGGCGGTATCGTCGCTCAACCGGTCGGAAAGTTTGTCCGGCTGCCCGAAATGTTCGTGATCGCTGTTGCCGCCGATGACGTAGGAATGATGATGCGCGACCGTATCCCAAAAATATTCGGCGATGGTTTTATCCCGCTCGTCGCCGGTATATTCATGCCGCAGAGCGACGCCGATGATTTTGGGAATTTGGGTATTGGCGTGACGTCCCGGCAGGCAGTCTTGATGCTCGGCCAGGGGATCGAGCATCGCCTTATGATGGAAGCGGCGCGACAAGACTAGATATTTTTCCTCCCCCGTCCGCGCGTAGAGTTCGGCCAACGATTCGTTCATGCCGCCGTGCTCGCAGGCCAACATTTTTTGGAACTGCTCCTCGTTAAGGCCGGATGTAACGCCGATGGCCCAATCCCCCAATTTGACGGCGATGTTCAGCGCCTTGGCCTCCCCGCCATAGCGCTGCGCGTCCAACAGCCCCGCCAGCAACTTATGCAGGTTGTACCACGGCACCCAGCCGCCGTTGAGATCGAAGCCCGCCGAGCGGATATTCCCCGCCGCCACTTCAGCGAAGATGCGCTTGCCTTCGGGAATGGCGGCGACGTAGCCCCTCTCGTCCTGGCACTCATCTAATTCCTTCACAATATAGACGACGCGTTCGCGAAAGCGTTCGTCGCCGGTGGAGGCGTACATCAGCGCGCAGGCCGTAAGATAATGCCCCAGCGAATGGCCGGCGATGCTCTGCAATTCCCAGCCGCCGTATTTCTTGCCTTTTGGCTCCAGCCCCGCGTTCTCGCGGTAGCCCGCCAGCAGCCTGTCGGCTTCGAGTTGCAGCAGGTATTCCCCATCCAACTCCATCGCCTTCTTGAAGGGACCGTCGAGCAGACGCACATCCTCCAAATCGAAAGGCAGCGCCTTCAGCGAGACGGCGGGCTGGATTTTGTAATCGATGCGGCAAGTCGCAGCCCCCCTATCAATCCCCGCGCCGCTCTTCAAGTCCGCCGCGAAGGAAGCCAGAACAACGCATACAGGCAAAACCAGCGCCATTTTCCATTTCCAGATTGACATACCGCAATTTCTCATCTTATCCTCCGCAGAATGCATTATTTATTGATGGGTCAAAAAACGCGACCCATCCTACGTTTCTTCATCCCGCCGTCACTACTTCACGGAAAGAAAATATCATCCTCGGCGATATCAGGCACGCCGCAGACCAAAACTAAATGATCCCCCTCGCTGGAGTGGATGGAGCCGGGATCGAGTTTGACCATGGTTCCGGGGCGGATGGGGAAGGATTCGCCGTCGACGGTCATGATTCCCTCGCCTTCGAGGACGTAATAGAACTCCGTCGCCCGCTTATGGTAATGCTGCTTCGAGGCGTGGATGCGCACAAGATGGAAAAAGGCGGGAGAATCGTCGCCCGTGCTGAACAAACGCTGCCGCCAACCGCACGTGCTTTTTTCCTTCTCGATCGCCTCCAGCCGCCGCACTTCGAAACGCTTGGTTTTATTTTCCATTGGAATATTCTCCACATCTTTCGAATTAATGGTGGCTACGCTTCGCTTTGAGCCCACCCTACAAAAACTGGATCCGGATAGCCAGGATTTGCAAGATATCCAGGATGATTTTTTATTTTTATCCTCGTCATTTTTTCATCCTGGCTGCGTTTTTGAATCACGGATTTCATGGATGCTTAGGATTTCACGGAGAAGAACTTATCCAAACGTTATTCCTGGCGCAATCCTTTTTTCGCCTTTTTTCGCGCTCTTCTTTTTCCTTCGCGTCTTCGTGATTCAATCCCATAAACGCCATCGCGACATCCTGGTCATCCTTTCATCCTGAGCATCCCGATTCGGACATTCATCATACCGAACCGCCGCGGCCATGTAAATTCGAACGCCCCCATCCATTTGCATTTTTCCCCAGTCTCATACAATAGCGTCTACAGGCTCTTACCCTTCGCGAAAGGAGTACGCTTTCATGGATAAGAGTTCTCTATTAATTGCAATACTTAAAAATGGTCAAATTAAAACCACCGCATAATCAGGGGGTTTTATATTATATTCCTATAATATCAATGACTTACGAACGCTTAAAATCCCCATTTTCTCATTAAAAGTTAAACGCGAATTATGATTGATTTAACCTCTTTTAGCACTTTAAAACGTGGGAAATTAGTGGAAAATGAGATGGATTGAGGGAAAAACGTTGACCTGAAAAAGGGAGTGGGAACCATACCGAGAAGACCGAATTCTTATGGCTGCATCGTCAAGAAGGGAAATAATTTTTATCTGCGCGTAACCAGGGATGGAAAAATCCCACATTATCGTCGCCAGAAAAAAGTAACGAAAAGGGAGCCGACTTATCGGCTCCCCATAAAAACAGCGATGGGATCGCATTCAATGCTAAAGAACGGCGAGAACTCCCCGCAAATAGCCGAACGATTCCGCCATTCCCGGCAGCGGATCCTTCGACTCTTTTTCGTATTCTAACGCCACATGGCCTGTAAAGCCGATTTCCATCAGCGTTTTTAATACGCCGGGAATATCGATGACGCCGCGGCCGATCTCGATCATTTTCCCTTCTTTCGCGCGGGCGGATACGTCCTTGATGTGAAAATCGTAAAGACGATCCTTAACGGCGCGGATGACTTCGATCTCATTGTCTCCCCAACGGACGGAATGGCCGATATCGATGCAAAGGCCGATGCGCTTGTCGTAAGGCAGCGCGCAACGGTAGGCATCGAGAGGCGAAGGATATTTATTGTCACCGGGGCCGTGATTGTGGATCGCGACTTTGATATCGAATTCATTCACCATTTTTTCAACAAGAGGCAAGGCGTCGATATCGGGTGCGCCTACGATGACGGGCATCCCCGCGTCGCGGGCGTATTCGAAGGCGTTGCGCACCTGCTTTTCATCGTTTTTCATATAAATCACGCCGCCGCCCATGAGAACGAGTCCGGCATCCTTGATCTTCCTAGCCGCCTCATTGCGCTCCTCCGCCGTTGTATCCATCTTCAAATGAAAATCTTTCAGCGTCAGATAGCGTACATCCAATCGCTTCGCCATTTCGATGGTCTGATCAAGCGTAAATTCCCTCGTCGAATAGGAAGCGATTCCCACTTTCAAGCCGCAAAAACGGTCTTTCGGCGCCGAGGCTTCTTCGCCATGCGCGTTTCCCTTCGGCAGTCCAACGGCAAAAGCCGCCGCGCCGGATGCGCTTAGAAATCCGCGGCGCGTTAACATTTCTTCTCTCTT
Proteins encoded in this region:
- the murJ gene encoding murein biosynthesis integral membrane protein MurJ; this encodes MKKTDSLLRSTSLFSLATLISRVLGVARDSSIAACLPRVWQDIFWAGIKIPSTFRQLFAEGSLSAAFIPLLSGVIEKEGEDKARETAHAIFNLLALVVSVVILAAILLAPWIVPYILAFPSEKTADCVIADWRVGAGVQVTQIMFPFLFFVALAAWAMGVLNTHRRFFMPAVASSFFNVCVVAGAVTGAAVFHLADMPMMWYMGGAVIFGGFLQFAVQLPQARQLRYFPPKAVSPFHPKVKIFLRMLAPTVFGLAIYQINALITQTYFASKFGEGGISITQYAFRLIQFPLGIIGVALATASFPQIAQQIAQEKHAQAARTLTEVMKYLLLLMIPAAVGLIALGRDINGVIYDHGEFHKSAWLEPTVQVLNFYCLGLFFYAVVQALVRTSQAHRDFRTPVYSGAAGVIVNIALCKIFVDEGMPLWSLALASSIASGVNSLYLLISLRRRMEHFLILPLAAYALRVLLASALMGLACALFAAYFPIAGGTFARFTIRVVLGIGLGLGVYGLCGWFLFRDELKRLLKMQ
- a CDS encoding sugar phosphate isomerase/epimerase translates to MKREEMLTRRGFLSASGAAAFAVGLPKGNAHGEEASAPKDRFCGLKVGIASYSTREFTLDQTIEMAKRLDVRYLTLKDFHLKMDTTAEERNEAARKIKDAGLVLMGGGVIYMKNDEKQVRNAFEYARDAGMPVIVGAPDIDALPLVEKMVNEFDIKVAIHNHGPGDNKYPSPLDAYRCALPYDKRIGLCIDIGHSVRWGDNEIEVIRAVKDRLYDFHIKDVSARAKEGKMIEIGRGVIDIPGVLKTLMEIGFTGHVALEYEKESKDPLPGMAESFGYLRGVLAVL
- a CDS encoding beta-L-arabinofuranosidase domain-containing protein yields the protein MSIWKWKMALVLPVCVVLASFAADLKSGAGIDRGAATCRIDYKIQPAVSLKALPFDLEDVRLLDGPFKKAMELDGEYLLQLEADRLLAGYRENAGLEPKGKKYGGWELQSIAGHSLGHYLTACALMYASTGDERFRERVVYIVKELDECQDERGYVAAIPEGKRIFAEVAAGNIRSAGFDLNGGWVPWYNLHKLLAGLLDAQRYGGEAKALNIAVKLGDWAIGVTSGLNEEQFQKMLACEHGGMNESLAELYARTGEEKYLVLSRRFHHKAMLDPLAEHQDCLPGRHANTQIPKIIGVALRHEYTGDERDKTIAEYFWDTVAHHHSYVIGGNSDHEHFGQPDKLSDRLSDDTAETCNTYNMLKLTRHLFGWSASAPYADYYERALYNHILASQNPDDGMMCYFIPLRAGGAKTYSTPFDSFWCCVGTGMENHAKYGDSIYFHGADGLYVNLFIPSILTWREMGMTVRQETRYPEEDAIRLSISCKQPVKTPIHIRHPRWAEAGMKILCNGSALAIDSQPGSYAAIDRTWKDGDRLEITIPMSLRLEAMPDNSKRAAIAYGPLVLAGDLGAITEKASDDGGDAAHVPVLLTEAAAPEQWMQSIPGSNLSFKTKGVGRPNDVELIPFYRMHHRRYAVYWDFYTEADWNKRQVEIQTEQKRLRELEARTVDVLRIGEMQPERDHNLQGEKTSAGELNGRKWRHAADGGWFSFEMKIKANAPQELACTYWGGDSGARRFDILVDGVKIAEQTLQNNQPGKFYDEIYALPLELVRGKEKITVRLQAHPRAMAGGLFGCRVLMNDE
- a CDS encoding cupin domain-containing protein translates to MENKTKRFEVRRLEAIEKEKSTCGWRQRLFSTGDDSPAFFHLVRIHASKQHYHKRATEFYYVLEGEGIMTVDGESFPIRPGTMVKLDPGSIHSSEGDHLVLVCGVPDIAEDDIFFP